GAAGGCACCGCCGGAGACCGACCTGCGGACCGCTGCCGCACTGGGCAGCCGGGTCGCGATCGTCACCCTTCGCCACCTGCGTGGCGCGTTGGCCGCGTAATGGCGTGGATCATCCTGCTGGCCGCCGCGGCTTTCGAGATCGCGTTCGCCCTCAGTCTCAAACCCAGTGAAGGCTTCAGCCGCCTCTGGCCGACCCTCGCCGTCCTGGTCTTCGGCATCACGTCGGTGGTCCTGCTGGCCAAGACGCTCGACCGTCTTCCGGTCGGTACGGCGTACGCGGTGTGGACCGGCATCGGCTCG
The Kribbella italica DNA segment above includes these coding regions:
- a CDS encoding DMT family transporter, producing MAWIILLAAAAFEIAFALSLKPSEGFSRLWPTLAVLVFGITSVVLLAKTLDRLPVGTAYAVWTGIGSVGVVTLGIILFHEPLTPTRLACIALIVAGVLGLRLSGSH